Within Ovis aries strain OAR_USU_Benz2616 breed Rambouillet chromosome 11, ARS-UI_Ramb_v3.0, whole genome shotgun sequence, the genomic segment TTGCGCTCTCCTGGCAGCCTAGGTCGTCCCCTGCAGTCACTTTCCTGCCTGGCACCTGTCAGTTGGAGGGACTCAGGTGACCTTGAGGCCCCACTCCGTGCAGCTGTCCTGTCACAAAGTGTTTTGTCTGTCCTGTCACAAAGTGTTTTGTCTGTCCTGTACAGATGGGGAGACTAAGGCCCAGTGAGAGGCGCCAGAAGCCCAGGCTGGGGGTCTGGGGGACACCTGGggctcccagggtttgctcatgGGTCCTGCAGAGCACTTTGACCCAGTGGATGACTCCTTCAGTGGGTTAGAGGGCCCTGGACTGACCCAGCCAGGCTGCTGGTTGCCAGCTGGGGGAGAGGGCTTGTGGCCAGTTTGGGCTGCTGTGGGCCATGTGTCCAGTCTGTATGAGGAGGAGAGTCAGGACAGACGGCGTTGGCTTTCACTGAGGGGAGACGGAAGCCTGAATGGCCGGCCCCGAGCTGCTTGGCTGCAAACAGGGCCTGGGCTTGTGCCCAGAACATTCAGAGACACACTGGTTGACACACATATGGCCAGCGGTTGACTCTGCCCCAAGTCTCAGTTTATTGCACAGAGAAATGGGTTGGCAAAAGCAGCTCTGAATTGAGCGGTCGTGGACCTCTGCTTTGGGGGCCGCTGGCATTGTCCAGTGTCGCAAGGCTGTTTGATGCACTGGGCAAAGCTCCAGATGTCCCAGGTGTCTGTGAGCGTGGGCTCCTGGGGGTGGCTTTTTTGTTTCTGTGGTGTTGCTCCCACGTGTACACTGTCGGGGCCGGGGTGGGGTGTGAAGACACAGGACACCTGACACCTGCTCCACGGCTGCTCACGGCTTTTCCTCCTCCCTGCAGACATGCTTCAGCTCATCAACAACCAAGACAGCGACTTCCCGGGCCTGTTTGACCCGCCCTACGCTGGGGGTGGAGCAGGGACCACAGACCCTGCCAGTCCCGATGCCAGCTCCCCAGGCAGCCTGTCCCCACCTCCTTCCACGATGAGCTCCTCACTTGAAGGCTTCCTGGGGGCGACCAAGGCGACACCCCCACCCTTGTCTCCTCCCCAGCCTGCACCCACCCCCCTGAAGATGTACCCATCTGTGCCTGCCTTCTCCCCGGGGCCTGGGATCAAGGAGGAGCCAGCGCCCCTTACTATCctccagcccaccccaccccagcccctgcccggAGCTCTCCTGCCGCAGAGTGTTGCGGCCACCACCCCACCGCAGTTCAGCTCTGCCCCCATTGTAGGCTACCCCAGCCCTCCGGGAGGCTTCTCCACAGGTAAGGAGGGAGTGTGGAGGTGGGGTTCAGGTGCTCTTGGTAGAGGAGTTTGCAGGCTTTAGCAGTCTGGCCCCTGCTCTGTGGCTGGAGGCGCCTGCTCACCAGCAGTTCTCGGGCTCCTGTGGACGAAGCACTTCCCTTACTGCCCGGGGTCCACACCAGCTACCCTTCCACAGAGTGATTCTTGGCTAGGAGGCTGGCATACTTGCATCAGAGTCCAGGGCAGAGCCATCCAGATAGGAACCCGCGGCCACAGGGGTAGTGACTCATCCCGGGTCACATGGTGATGAGGACCTGGGGGACAGGTTGGAAGTGGGTTGCAACAGCCTGTGTCCTCAGCCCCAGCCTTCATCTCTGCAGGGACCCCTCCGGGGAGCAGCTCGCAGCCACTGGCTGGCCCACCACTGGCTTCCCTGCCAGGGGTCCCGCCTGTCTCCTTGCACAGCCAGGTTCAGAGTGCGGCCCCCCAGCAGCTGTTGACAGCCATAGCCACCCCCACGGTGGCCCCTGGAGCAACTGCTGTGACCTCCCAGATACAGCAGGTCCCGGTGAGGCGGTCTGGCTGGCATCAGGGAGGTGGCGGCCCTGGGCCCAGACCCATAGCCCATGGCTGAGGCCCCTCCTGTCCTTAGGTCCTGCTGCAGCCCCACTTCATCAAGGCAGACTCGTTGCTCCTGACGACCATGAAAACAGATGTGGGAGCCCCCTTGAAAGCGGCGGGCATCCGCTCCCTGGGCCCTGGCACTGCTATGCAGGCAGCACCCTTGCAGGTAGGGggcttgggtggggtgggggtggtggcttgggtggggtggggagggacaagGTTTGCTCACATGTCCACCTGCTAACTCTGCCTGGCCCTGCAGACCCTGGTGAGTGGCGGGGCCATCCTGGCCACTGTGCCACTGGTAGTGGACACTGACAAGCTGCCCATCAACCGACTTGCCGGTGGCAAGGCTCCAGGCTCGGCGCAGAGCCGCGGCGAGAAGCGTACAGCCCACAACGCCATCGAGAAACGCTACCGCTCTTCCATCAATGACAAGATCGTTGAGCTCAAGGACCTGGTGGTGGGCACCGAGGCCAAGGTGTGGGCTGAGGCCCTAATAGAGCAGCTCTGGGGAAGGAGGcacctgggaggaggaggaggaggatggggctGGGCAGACAGTCCTGGGGCCCCAGCCTCCTCGGGCCTGGCAGCTCTGTTCAGCTGAGCTTCAGGGAAGCCCCGGGTGGCACAGGCTCTTCCAGGTGCTGGGGATTCAGCAGAGGACAGACAGAGATCCTGCTGTTGAGTAGCTGACATTCTAGCATGGTGCGGGGGCACCAACAGACCTGGGTTGGGGTACGCCAGGTGGCATAAGTGCTGTGTTGGAGAGAAGTGAGATGGGGGAAGTTGCAAACCTGAgttgggtggtcagggaaggcctcacaAAGGTGATGTGATGTGTGAACAGAGGCCTGGAGGAGGTGAGAGGGTGAGGCATAAGGTGGAGTGATGTTGACAGCAGCCAGCCAGGTGCTGTTGTCTGTATCTTACTTAACCAGGCAGCAGGTTCTAGGGGAGGAATGTTCCAGGGAGTAGGAATAGCAGATGCAAATCTCCTGAGGCGATTGTGTTGCAAAGCAGCTCTGCCCTCTTGCTTCAGTGCCCAGCTGGCCTGACCACTTGTGCCATCTCCCCCCTACCCAACCCCTGCAGTTGAATAAATCTGCCGTCTTGCGCAAAGCCATCGACTACATCCGCTTCCTTCAGCACAGCAACCAGAAGCTCAAGCAGGAGAACCTGAGTCTGCGCACTGCTGTCCATAAAAGCAGTGAGTGCTGGCCCCCTCCACACCTGGTGTCCCTGGAAGTTCTTGCCCTGCAAAGGCCCTTCACCCTCTTTTTGGCCCTCCCAGGCTCGCAGCTCCCCCAGGTCCTGAGCTCCAATTTGGGGTGAAGTGGGGTGTGGAGCTGACTCCAGTCTGCTCCTCTCTGGCCTGCAGAATCACTGAAGGACCTGGTGTCGGCCTGCGGCAGTGGAGGTAGCACAGATGTGCCCATGGAGGGCATGAAGCCCGAGGTGGTGGACACCCTGAGCCCCCCCCCCTCAGACGCCGGCTCACCCTCCCAGAGCAGCCCCTTGTCCCTTGGCAGCAGGGGCAGTAGCAGCGGTGGAAGTGGCAGTGACTCGGAGCCTGACAGCCCGGTCTTTGAGGACGGCCAGGTGGGGCCTGCAGTGTTGTCCCTTTCTTGTCATCTAGCAACTTCCTCTGAGCCCCAGGACTGGATCAGGCCCCTCACATATCCCACCTCTCCTTTCATAGACAGAAGAAAGACAAGGCTGAGGGGTTCCCACAGTAAGGCAGGGGGCAGAGTTGACCCCTCCTTCCCGGAGCTGTGCTCTCTGGGTCACGCCACCCCGTTCTCACcgccctgcccgccccccccccccaggtgaATCCAGAGCTGCTGCCCGCCCCCCACAGCCAGGGCATGCTGGACCGCTCTCGCCTGGCCCTGTGTGCGCTCgtcttcctctgtctctcctgcAACCCCTTGGCCTCCCTGCTGGGTAGCCGGGGTCCTGCTGGCCCCTCCGACACCACCAGCATCAACCACCGTCCTGGGCGCAGCATGCTGGGTGCTGAGGGCAGAGGTAGGGTGGTAGGAGGGGGGCTCTCGCATATGTGGATCCCGTCCTGTGGGCTTGGGGCCCTGGATTTCCTGGGTGCCCAGCCTCTGTGTCCCCAGCTTCTGTCTGCCCCCAGATGGCCCTGGCTGGGCCCCGTGGCTGCTGCCCCCACTGGTCTGGCTGATGAATGGGCTGCTGGTGCTCTTCTCCTTGGCGCTTCTCTTTGTCTATGGAGAACCAGTCACTCGGCCCCACTCGCGCCCTGCCGTGCACTTCTGGAGGCATCGCAAGCAGGCCGACCTGGACCTGGCCAGGGTAAGTGGCCagaccctgggggatgggagcAGGCAAGGCTGGGACCCTGAGCAGTGCCTGGGAAGGTGCTGGGCATACCGTGGACCTCCCCTGTTCTCCCTACTCCTGTCTACCCCTCCAACTCCTGTGGACCCCTGGGGGCCCGGCCTGTGCTGCTGGGGATGGTGTGGTCCTCACGGGGGGCCCAAGATGGAGGAGTAGCACAGCCCCACGTTTCTTACCTGAAAACCCCTCACCCCCAGGGGGACTTTGCCCAGGCTGCCCAGCAGCTGTGGCTGGCCCTGCGGGCCTTGGGCCGGCCTCTGCCCACCTCCCACCTGGACCTGGCCTGCAGCCTGCTTTGGAGCCTCATCCGCCACCTGCTGCAGCGTCTCTGGGTGGGCCGCTGGCTGGCCGGCTGGGCAGGGGGCCTACGGAGGGACAGGGCCCTACAGGCAGACGCTCGCACCAGTGCCCGCGATGCGGCCCTCGTCTACCACAAGCTGCACCAGCTGCACACCATGGGTATGCGGGTGAGGGCTGGGCCCCTGGGGTCCTGCTGCCTCCACACCACCCTTGGCCTCACGCCCTCTTATCTTCCAGGGAAGTACTCAGGTGGGCACCTCGCTGCTGCCAACCTGGCGCTGAGTGCCCTGAACCTGGCCGAGTGTGCGGGAGATGCTGTGTCCGTGGCCACACTGGCTGAGATCTACGTGGCCGCCGCGCTCAGGGTCAAGGCCAGTCTGCCCCGGGCCTTGCATTTTCTGACAGTGAGTAGATGGTGACCAGTGGGGGCTCTGTGGGTGGGTGAGGGCTGCACAGAAAGGCACGTGGTTATGGGGGCGGCTGTGGGCCCTCTGGGGTCTCGGCCAGGGTTCAGTGTGATGGCCCATTCCCTCCTCAACAGCGCTTCTTCCTGAGCAGTGCCCGCCAGgcctgcctggcacagagtggctCAGTGCCCCTTGCCATGCAGTGGCTCTGCCACCCTGTGGGCCACCGTTTCTTCGTGGATGGCAACTGGGCCCTGTGCAGCGCCCCGAGGGACAGCTTGTACAGCGTGGCTGGGAACCCAGGTGCCTTCTCACCCTGGGCCCTTCTCTGTGCCCACCCCTTTCCCCACAGCTGGCCGCCTCCTCCGTCCCCCGTTCCTATTCATCATGCCTATCCCTGGTCAGTGTCTTGTCCCTTGCCTCTCTGCTgtccctgcccaccctggccTGCTGCCCCGCCATCTGGTGTGGCTATGGGGATGTGCAGATGGGGACGCCAGTCTGGCTCTGTCTCAGCTGGGGCTCTTCAGAGGCAAACAGGAAGATAGGGGCAGGGGGCCAGGGGGCTGATTTGAGAGGTGCCAGACAACATCACCATGCAGTGAGGAGGGTGGGAAAGCGCGTGCATCCCAGGTGGGTTATCCTGTCCATTGGTGGGCGGAGTGTTTATCCACCAGCTTTCACTTGTCTCAGAGCCAGGCCCACCCGTGCCCAGAAAAGATCCCTAGTGCAGGGAGGTGCGTGTGCAAAGGAGGGGTTGGGGCCATTCTCGCCCCTCCACTCACCCACTCTTCTCTACAGTGGATCCCCTGGCCCAGGTGACTCAACTGTTCCGCGAACATCTGTTGGAGCGAGCACTGAATTGcgtggcccagcccagccctagCCCTGGATCAGCCGAGGGGGACAAGTGAGTGTCTCCATGCGCCTCAGCAGACCAGAGCCCCCTGCCCAGTGGAGCCTGTGGGTGGCCAGAGCCGGGCCACTGTGGCCTTAGGTGCATTTCggttcctctctgggcctcagattcCCACCAGCCCGGCACGAGGGGACGGAGGCTCTTAGAGGAGCCAGGAGGCCAGGCTGTGCTGTGTGCGGAGGTGAGGACCTCTGCCAGCCATGTTGACCGCCTGTCCTCTCCTGCCACAGGGAGTTCTCAGATGCCCTCGGATACCTGCAGCTGCTGAACAGCTGTTCGGATATGGCCGGAGCTCCTGCCTGCAGCTTCTCCATCAGCTCCAGCATGGCTGCCACCCCCGGTGAGCTCCCCACCTGTGACGCCCTCAGCCCCAGTGCCAAGCAGCTCAGCCTCGGGGGCAGTGTGGCTGAGTTTCTGCCTCCTGTGCCCCCTTTGCAGGCACAGACCCGGTGGCCAAGTGGTGGGCCTCTCTGACAGCTGTGGTGACCCACTGGCTTCGGCGGGATGAGGAGGCAGCTGAGAGGCTGTACCCACTGGTGGAGCACCTGCCCCGTGCCCTGCAGGAGTCCGAGTGAGCACAGGCTGCATGCTcgtgccccacccccaaccctgcccccagCTTTGTTCTATGTCCTTGGGGTCCCGCCATGCTCTTCCCATGAATCCAGAACCAGGGCAGAGGGAGGTCCAACTATGACACCTCTATCTTGGCCCCAACAGGAAACCCCTGCCCAGGGCGGCTCTGCACTCCTTCAAGGCTGCCCGGGCCATCCTAGGCCGCGGGAAGGCTGAGTCTGGCCCAGCCAGCCTGGTGATGTGTGAGAAGGCCAGTGGGTACCTGCAGGACAGCCTGGCCACCACACCAGCTGACAGCTCCATTGACAAGGTAAGGGCTGGGGCCGGGGGCCTGGCCCGTCTCAGGGGCCTTGGCCTTTCCACTCCCTGGATGGTCCCCCTTGGGCTGCAGAAGACTGCAGGGTCAGCCAACAGCACAGGACGGGTGACCAGCCGGCCTTGCCTTCTGGCAAAGGCTTGGGTCCAGGGGAGAGTGGCTGCTCCCTCTGGCCTCAGTGTTGCCCCCccaggaggagggtggggtgaaCATGTGGCAGGGCCCTCCTTGGAGGCTGCCGCGCAGGCCGGTGGGGGTATGGGGGCCTGGAGAGCGGGCGGCCCCGCGGTGCATTGCTGTTGCATTGCATGTGTGAGGCAGGTGCAGTGCCTCGGCAGTGCAGCCCGGAGCCGGCCCCTGGCACCGCGGGCCCCCAGCCTTCTCTCCCACAGCCAGAGGCCctgacccctgccctgccctgccctacCCACCACCCCCAGGCCATGCAGCTGCTCCTGTGTGACCTGCTCCTTGTGGCGCGCACCAGCCTCTGGCAGCAGCAGAAGCTGCCGGCACCCACCCAGGCCTCGCAGGGCCCTGGAGGTGGGGCCCAGGCCTCTGCCCTCGAGCTTCGTGGTTTCCAGAGGGACTTGAGTGGCCTGAGGCGTCTGGCACAGAATGTCCGGCCTGCCATGCGGAGGGTGAGTGCCCACGGGGCCCTGACTTGTGATGGGGACAGGCATGAGGTGTCTGAAGGGAGTGGTGACCTGAACCTCTCCTGGCCCCTCCTGCCCAGGTATTCCTACATGAAGCCACTGCCCGACTGATGGCAGGGGCCAGCCCAGCGCGGACACACCAGCTTCTGGACCGTAGCCTGAGGAGGAGGGTCGGCCCCTGCAAAGGAGGTGAGAAGGCAGGCTGGCCCAGGTGGGAAGGGTCACGGGCCAGGTGAAGGCTGCAGAGGGAGACCGTAAGATGCACAGGAGCCTCGGGACTTCGAGGTGGCCCCTGATGGGAGCCCTAATCTGAGACTCAGGGGACGACTGTCCTTTGTGGAGCGctcactctgtgctccaggggaaGGAGCGGAAGGGACCAGCTGCATGGCAGCCCTGCAGCCCAAGACCAGAGGTGTGGGGGTGCACAAAGGACCAGGCGGCAGGGGCAGGGCCGGGGTCCGAGCCCCACCCCAGGCGCGGCCCCGCTCCTGACGCGCTCCTGTGCGCGTGCGCAGGCGCGGCGGTGGAGCTGGAGTCGCGGCCCACGAGGCGGGAGCAGGCCGAGGCTTTGCTGCTGGCCTCCTGCTACCTGCCGCCTGGCTTCCTGTCGGCGCCCGGGCAGCGCGTGGGCATGCTGGCCGAGGCGGCGCGCACGCTCGAGAAGATTGGTGACCGCCGGCTGCTGCACGACTGTCAGCAGATGCTCATGCGCCTGGGCGGCGGGACCACTGTGACCTCCAGCTAGACTCCTGCCGGCGGGCCTGCCCCAGAGCCTGGTCTCCGTATCAGCGGCCGAGAGCAGCGCCGGAGATCCGGGGCTCACGCCCAGCCCACGGACTGCACGGCCCCTGGGGGGCTGGAGACCCTCGGAGACGTCTGCTCTTGACCTGCGGGCCTCCCCAGCCCGCTCCCGCACTCGGCGCGCGGTGGCCAGGATAGTGCTGGCCCCTGGTGGCCGGCTGGGGGATTGCCGGGGCCTGCCGCCGCTGGATGTCACTTGCTCCCAGTGACACCCGCTCCTGGGTGTCATGGGCCCCCAGTCCGCAGCTTTCACCctccctccagagagaagagaggggtGCATTTCACCGAGCCGAGGGACCCTACCCCCGGTGCCTCCCTCCCATCTAGGGAGACCTGTGCATAGTGTAGATCGGAGTGCACCAGCCTCCTGGCCTCCAAGGCTCAAGCGTTACTTTGCCTtttgcagactttattttcataggTTGAGAAGTTTTGTACagagaataaaaaatgaaattatttataatcTGGGTTTTGCTCCTTTGGGGAGAGGCAAACCAGAGGGGATTCTTTGGGCCTTCTGTCCCCCTAGCACCCAGGCAAAGGCTTCCCGTTCCCACCTGCCCTTCTGTGTTTGGGAAGCCTGGCTTTATTCCCTCCCGCTGACCTGGGCCCTTGGCCCTCTCTCTCATCTCCTGACCCTTAGGGCCCTTGTGGTCTCAGCTTTTCCTTCTTGCTTCCCCACCCAGCTTCTGCCTCCTTCAGGTCCCGGAATGACACGTTCTTGGGAATCTGTAGTGACTGGAGGAATTACAACCTGGGTCTTcctgtgtgtctgggtgtgtcGCCTGCCTGACCCCTGTCCCCTCATCTGAGGCCACACAGCTGTGGCAGGGCAGCAGGGGCTTCTCTGCCTACTGCTCATTCCTGTCCCAGAGCCCTCCCCTAAAGCCTGGACCCTCTCCCAGCAGAATCTGGTCAGAATCCACGCTGCAGAATTCCAAAACAATCGTTGTatctttattgacttttttttttctgaatgcaatgactgtttttttttttttttactcttaaggaaaataaacatcttttagAAACAGCTCGATACACACAATCTTCAGTGTGAAGCAATATACTAATAAGAACACTAGTCGTCTTAACATTTACAgtcttcatatatattatatatatgtatatgtatacatatatatacactatataacGAGGCTGGATATAATACACACGTTCACCATTTTACAGTCATATGTACAGGAAGTTGCTAGGGCGGCCCCAGGCTGGGGCTGCGTCAGGCCTATCAAAGCGTGGACAGAGCTGAGGACACGGACAGACAGGCGGACGAACTGGTGGGCACTGGCCCAGGGCGGTGGCGGCTGCATGGGGAAGGGGGCAGCGCTGGAGCCACCTTCCCAGGAAGGGCTCCGTGCTAAGGGGCGCACGACGCACAGTGGCGACACACGGAGAAGCGAGCATGTTCCCAACATATATACATTCTATGTGACATATATATAGAGGGGCACACAGGTGTGTACATGGATCTAGCGCTGTCTCCGCTCCTGTGCGAGTGGCGCTGCGGCCCCTGGAGACGGTGGTCATGCGGAGGGTTGGTCACGCGTCTGTCGGGGATGAGACTCCTTCTGCGCTCCCAGGCTGGGTTCCAGGGATGGGGTGGGCTGGAAGGGGGACGAGCAGAAGCCAGCGGGGGCAAGTCTGCCCACGCCCAGGAAGGTCGCATCCCTCGAGCACAGGCCCCAGATGCTTGGCCCTCCAGACCTTAACGCAGGTTTTGGCCGAGGCTGGGCAGTTAGGGCGCCCAGCTCCAGCCCCTCCTGCGTGGGTCAGGACTCGCCAATCCCCTATCCCTACCCACCCCCAGGGTGTCCGGCTGCGCGCCACGACCGACCCACGTGGAATGTATACCACGTCATCCTGGAACTTTCAGGGGAGAAGTGTGTCCCCAGGCTACAAACCTCCCAGCCCCGTCAGAGTCTGGGTGTCCCAAGGGGTCTGGCCGCTCCGCGGGCTAACCCCTCTCCAAGCCTGGCGGGGGGATGGAGGCGAGAAAGCCCTGTGCCGTCCGGTGCCAGGAGCAGACGGATCCGGAGCATGTTTTCTACCCAACCAGGGACCACTAGCTTCCGCCCAGGGCGGCCAGATCCAAGATTCGGTTCGGATCAGGGATCCACTCAGGACCCGCGCCGGAAGCAGCGCAAAGGCCCGGGGGCTACGCCTGCGGCTCCTCTCCTCGGCGGCGGGCGGGCTGGCTCTGGCGGCTCCTCCGGCCGGGAGTGGATTACAACGGCAGCCTCTGCAGGAAAGAGACACGAGGCGCGCTGCCTATGGCGGTGCACGTGCTGAGGGGTCAACCCCTCTAGACTCGCCCCGGACTCGCAGTGAGAGAAACCCCGCCAGAAGCTGGGCCTGGAGGCTGGCCTCCGCGTCCCGCCCCCGGGCTAGGCCCGCCCCCGGCGCACGCGGGAGTAAGTGGCCCGGGGCCCTCGCGTGCGCAGCCGCCACCGCTAGGTCTGCCTGGAGCCCATGGGCCTGCGGCGGGGTATGCTCTCCAGCCTGGACCCCTCCAAGGGGGGCTCGCGGTCACTCACCTTATGTTTGGGGCATTTCAAAGAAAAGTTCTCTTCAATGAATATACAACCTATGAGCAAACAGAAGTTCGTGCGGTCAGAACCGGCGTCGTGTGTGGCCGGGAGGGGGGCGGCCACCGCTCCGGGCGCCCTCTGTTGCCGGTTTTTTTCAAAGACTAAGTCAAACTCTGCCTGCCCTCCAGCCCCGCTGGCTTGCCTGTCCTTTACTCTGCCCTCCCCCTGAAACCCCCTCTAGTCATAGGGAGGCCTCCCCTAATTCTCCAGCCTGTCCCCCTGCAAACAGCCAAGCCAATGCAACAGCACAATCCTGCCCACCCTGGCCGGCACTGGGGGTGGCTCTGCTGGAGGCAGACAGGGTGGGAGCAGAGCTGGGAAGGCTCCAAACCTCGTCTGGATCCAGCAACCTCAGCTGAGCTGCTAGCTGACCACAGCCACCTGGGTGGGCTCCCCCTGCCAACCCCTATGCGCCTTCCTGAGACTTAGTAATGCAGCTAATACAGCAGGAGGCCCTGCCTCAGGCCTGCTCCCTGCCTGGGGACACTGGCCACCTCCCTCTTCGCCATCCTTCTAGTTCGGCAGGCCCTGCTTCCTGTGCCAAAGCCTCTGGGGCTCCCAGGGCGGTGGGAGCGGGGAGGGCCCTGGCAGGGGAGGCCTCTGCTCTGTCGTGTGGCAGGGTTGTCATACCCTCACCCCCTTCCAGGGCAGCAGGGGACGGGGGACAGAGGTCCTGGGGCCTCCCGGAACTGAACCAGTGCTGCCCTCTCTGGGTTGTGTGCATGACCTCACTGCCTGCCCCAGAGAGCTACAGAAAGAAACAACTCTCCCCTCTGCTTCACAGATGGGGCCCTGACAGCACAGGCATGGAGGG encodes:
- the SREBF1 gene encoding sterol regulatory element-binding protein 1 isoform X2, which translates into the protein MDCTFEDMLQLINNQDSDFPGLFDPPYAGGGAGTTDPASPDASSPGSLSPPPSTMSSSLEGFLGATKATPPPLSPPQPAPTPLKMYPSVPAFSPGPGIKEEPAPLTILQPTPPQPLPGALLPQSVAATTPPQFSSAPIVGYPSPPGGFSTGTPPGSSSQPLAGPPLASLPGVPPVSLHSQVQSAAPQQLLTAIATPTVAPGATAVTSQIQQVPVLLQPHFIKADSLLLTTMKTDVGAPLKAAGIRSLGPGTAMQAAPLQTLVSGGAILATVPLVVDTDKLPINRLAGGKAPGSAQSRGEKRTAHNAIEKRYRSSINDKIVELKDLVVGTEAKLNKSAVLRKAIDYIRFLQHSNQKLKQENLSLRTAVHKSKSLKDLVSACGSGGSTDVPMEGMKPEVVDTLSPPPSDAGSPSQSSPLSLGSRGSSSGGSGSDSEPDSPVFEDGQVNPELLPAPHSQGMLDRSRLALCALVFLCLSCNPLASLLGSRGPAGPSDTTSINHRPGRSMLGAEGRDGPGWAPWLLPPLVWLMNGLLVLFSLALLFVYGEPVTRPHSRPAVHFWRHRKQADLDLARGDFAQAAQQLWLALRALGRPLPTSHLDLACSLLWSLIRHLLQRLWVGRWLAGWAGGLRRDRALQADARTSARDAALVYHKLHQLHTMGKYSGGHLAAANLALSALNLAECAGDAVSVATLAEIYVAAALRVKASLPRALHFLTRFFLSSARQACLAQSGSVPLAMQWLCHPVGHRFFVDGNWALCSAPRDSLYSVAGNPVDPLAQVTQLFREHLLERALNCVAQPSPSPGSAEGDKEFSDALGYLQLLNSCSDMAGAPACSFSISSSMAATPGTDPVAKWWASLTAVVTHWLRRDEEAAERLYPLVEHLPRALQESEKPLPRAALHSFKAARAILGRGKAESGPASLVMCEKASGYLQDSLATTPADSSIDKAMQLLLCDLLLVARTSLWQQQKLPAPTQASQGPGGGAQASALELRGFQRDLSGLRRLAQNVRPAMRRVFLHEATARLMAGASPARTHQLLDRSLRRRVGPCKGGAAVELESRPTRREQAEALLLASCYLPPGFLSAPGQRVGMLAEAARTLEKIGDRRLLHDCQQMLMRLGGGTTVTSS
- the SREBF1 gene encoding sterol regulatory element-binding protein 1 isoform X3 codes for the protein MDEPPFNEAALELALAEPCELDAALLTDIEGGSGPLGSARGRRRARGAEAPRVATGPGRGTMDCTFEDMLQLINNQDSDFPGLFDPPYAGGGAGTTDPASPDASSPGSLSPPPSTMSSSLEGFLGATKATPPPLSPPQPAPTPLKMYPSVPAFSPGPGIKEEPAPLTILQPTPPQPLPGALLPQSVAATTPPQFSSAPIVGYPSPPGGFSTGTPPGSSSQPLAGPPLASLPGVPPVSLHSQVQSAAPQQLLTAIATPTVAPGATAVTSQIQQVPVLLQPHFIKADSLLLTTMKTDVGAPLKAAGIRSLGPGTAMQAAPLQTLVSGGAILATVPLVVDTDKLPINRLAGGKAPGSAQSRGEKRTAHNAIEKRYRSSINDKIVELKDLVVGTEAKLNKSAVLRKAIDYIRFLQHSNQKLKQENLSLRTAVHKSKSLKDLVSACGSGGSTDVPMEGMKPEVVDTLSPPPSDAGSPSQSSPLSLGSRGSSSGGSGSDSEPDSPVFEDGQVNPELLPAPHSQGMLDRSRLALCALVFLCLSCNPLASLLGSRGPAGPSDTTSINHRPGRSMLGAEGRDGPGWAPWLLPPLVWLMNGLLVLFSLALLFVYGEPVTRPHSRPAVHFWRHRKQADLDLARGDFAQAAQQLWLALRALGRPLPTSHLDLACSLLWSLIRHLLQRLWVGRWLAGWAGGLRRDRALQADARTSARDAALVYHKLHQLHTMGKYSGGHLAAANLALSALNLAECAGDAVSVATLAEIYVAAALRVKASLPRALHFLTRFFLSSARQACLAQSGSVPLAMQWLCHPVGHRFFVDGNWALCSAPRDSLYSVAGNPVDPLAQVTQLFREHLLERALNCVAQPSPSPGSAEGDKEFSDALGYLQLLNSCSDMAGAPACSFSISSSMAATPGTDPVAKWWASLTAVVTHWLRRDEEAAERLYPLVEHLPRALQESEKPLPRAALHSFKAARAILGRGKAESGPASLVMCEKASGYLQDSLATTPADSSIDKAMQLLLCDLLLVARTSLWQQQKLPAPTQASQGPGGGAQASALELRGFQRDLSGLRRLAQNVRPAMRRVFLHEATARLMAGASPARTHQLLDRSLRRRVGPCKGGAAVELESRPTRREQAEALLLASCYLPPGFLSAPGQRVGMLAEAARTLEKIGDRRLLHDCQQMLMRLGGGTTVTSS
- the SREBF1 gene encoding sterol regulatory element-binding protein 1 isoform X1; the protein is MDEPPFNEAALELALAEPCELDAALLTDIEDMLQLINNQDSDFPGLFDPPYAGGGAGTTDPASPDASSPGSLSPPPSTMSSSLEGFLGATKATPPPLSPPQPAPTPLKMYPSVPAFSPGPGIKEEPAPLTILQPTPPQPLPGALLPQSVAATTPPQFSSAPIVGYPSPPGGFSTGTPPGSSSQPLAGPPLASLPGVPPVSLHSQVQSAAPQQLLTAIATPTVAPGATAVTSQIQQVPVLLQPHFIKADSLLLTTMKTDVGAPLKAAGIRSLGPGTAMQAAPLQTLVSGGAILATVPLVVDTDKLPINRLAGGKAPGSAQSRGEKRTAHNAIEKRYRSSINDKIVELKDLVVGTEAKLNKSAVLRKAIDYIRFLQHSNQKLKQENLSLRTAVHKSKSLKDLVSACGSGGSTDVPMEGMKPEVVDTLSPPPSDAGSPSQSSPLSLGSRGSSSGGSGSDSEPDSPVFEDGQVNPELLPAPHSQGMLDRSRLALCALVFLCLSCNPLASLLGSRGPAGPSDTTSINHRPGRSMLGAEGRDGPGWAPWLLPPLVWLMNGLLVLFSLALLFVYGEPVTRPHSRPAVHFWRHRKQADLDLARGDFAQAAQQLWLALRALGRPLPTSHLDLACSLLWSLIRHLLQRLWVGRWLAGWAGGLRRDRALQADARTSARDAALVYHKLHQLHTMGKYSGGHLAAANLALSALNLAECAGDAVSVATLAEIYVAAALRVKASLPRALHFLTRFFLSSARQACLAQSGSVPLAMQWLCHPVGHRFFVDGNWALCSAPRDSLYSVAGNPVDPLAQVTQLFREHLLERALNCVAQPSPSPGSAEGDKEFSDALGYLQLLNSCSDMAGAPACSFSISSSMAATPGTDPVAKWWASLTAVVTHWLRRDEEAAERLYPLVEHLPRALQESEKPLPRAALHSFKAARAILGRGKAESGPASLVMCEKASGYLQDSLATTPADSSIDKAMQLLLCDLLLVARTSLWQQQKLPAPTQASQGPGGGAQASALELRGFQRDLSGLRRLAQNVRPAMRRVFLHEATARLMAGASPARTHQLLDRSLRRRVGPCKGGAAVELESRPTRREQAEALLLASCYLPPGFLSAPGQRVGMLAEAARTLEKIGDRRLLHDCQQMLMRLGGGTTVTSS